The Lewinella sp. 4G2 nucleotide sequence GAACGCGTGAATTGGGAAAGGTCGTTAACATGAGAAACGATTAAGACTCCCCTTAAGCGGTTTCCAAATCCTTTCAATCGCCAGTGGCAGGTTGAAAAAAGATGAGGTCAGCAAGTAAACTGAAAATTCGTCGCTAAATCAGCGGCCGCTAAAGGCAAGATCATGAGAGATTATACGGGCCCCCAAAGGATGGACCCTTGGAAACTCATCAAATATATACAACTATGGGAGCTAAGATACGTAGGAAGCTTTACCAAATACGTTCATCCCCCATTTTCAGCAGCTTACAAGAATAAACTAACGTACTGTCTGCAAAATTTTTAAAAAAATTTATTGCCCCTACCCCTATAATTTATCGACGCTTGGAACCTAACATATTCTAGATAAGCTGAGCATCTAAGTCAACTACGATGGAGAAACAAAACCCTTGCTAAGGACAATTGCAGTCTCAAATTGCCACCGTAAACCGAAACAAACTGCCCACGCCTTCCTCACTCTCCACCGCGAGCTCCCCTCCCAGCGCCTTGACGAGTTCACTTACGATGCTCAGACCCACCCCGTGGCTGTTCGTCTGTCCGTCCTCCTCAATAGCCGTGGTATAGAACAGACTAAAGATGGCTTCCCGCTGCGCCGGGGGGATTCCAGGTCCATTATCCTGCACCGAAAAGCGGTAGAATCTACCCGCCAACTCACAGCCGATCGTGATTACAGCTTCCTCCTTGTCGCAAAATTTAATGGCATTCCCCACCAGGTTCTGGAGGATCTGGCGCAGCGCGATCAAGGGTGCGTTGATGACCTGAGCCGGGCCAACGTACTCAAGCCGGTAGGGTGTCTCCCCCTTGAACATGGTACCGAAGTTGGCAATCAATTCAGCCAGATTGATCTCGTCGCGCTGAGCACCAATCTGGTGAAGGCTCGTGCTATACTTCAGGACGCCCTGAATAAGACGGTTCGCATCCAGGGAAGCACTGGTCAGCATATCCAAAAGTTGGATACCATCCGCGGGAAGCAAATCCCGGTAGTCTTCCACCACGATTTCCACCAGTTGGCGAATGTTCCGAATGGGGGCCTTCAGATCGTGGGCAATGACGTGGTTAAAATCCAGCATTCGCTTTCTCAGGAGCGTCATCTGCGCGATGGTATCCTCACTACGGCGGCGGGCCAGCCGGAGCTCGAAAAGTTTGGTTACCTGGCGGCCTAGCGCGCGCAGGGCTTTGAGCTGGACTTCCGTCAGCTCGCGGGGTACGGTATCAATAACGCAAAGGCTACCCAGCGCAAAACCATTCTCCGTAACCAGGGGCATCCCCGCGTAGAAGGCAATGTTCGGGCTTCCGGTGACGAGGCTGTTATCCGCAAATCGCTCATCCTTACGTGCATCCGGAACAATCAGGACATTATCCGGATCGAGGATGTTGTGGGCGCAAAAGGCCACGTCCCGCGAAGTTTCCGTGACGCCCCCCAGGCCGTAATTGGCTTTGAACCACTGCCGGTCGTCGTCCACCAGGCTGATCAGTGAAATGGGCGTACCGCAGATCTCCGCCGCGATGGTGACGAGGTCGTCGTATTCATCGTTCGGCAGACTATCGAGGAGGGCGTAACTGTTCAGGGACAGTAAGCGCTCCCGTTCATTCGCTGGCAGGGGGGCTTTCACCCCCTAAAGGTAAGGGATGAACCAGGCCTTGCTAACAAAATGCTTGCAAAGCAGTCCGAAAATCGGAACCTGATTTTTTGCCCGCGCGGAACCCAGAATATCGCACTGGTTTGCAAGGGTGACTGACCGAAGGAGAACCAATGATGCCAGATCACGCTCGAGAGTTCCAACCAGGGCCATTCTATAGTATAAGGTCAACACCTAGCGAATCACCACCCGTTCCACGTACTCCTCTCCACCGTGACGGACAGCTAAATAATATAGGCCGGCCGGATAGCCCGACCAGTCCGCTTCCAACGGTTGGGCCCGGACCAGCCTACCCGACCCATCGTACAGCCGGGCGATCAACCCGGCCGGGGCACCGGGGAAATCTACGCGGAAATTGTCCCGAGCCGGATTGGGGTACACGCTCAGGTTTCCGCCCCCTACCCTGTTGATCGATACTACTTTACTCACCGCATCGCTTCCGTCGAGATCGATACTGCGAAGGCGGTAAAATCCTTCGTTCAGGGGGGATTCATCGCGGAAGGAGTAGTCCCGTTCCCTTTGCACCGCACCCGCGGCAGCGCCCATAACCTTTCCCAGTTCGGACCAATTGGAGAAGCCATTCGGAGAACGCTCCACGGCGTAGTGGCTGAAGTTTTCCTCGCTGGCGACGACCCACTGCAGGACGTTGGCCTTCGCGGTGGCCGCCCCCGTGAAGGAGGTTAGCTCAACGGGCAACAGCAATGGCTCGGTCTTGATGCTGAGGTCGAACGTGATCTGATTATTCCCGTTTTGCGACTGCACGCTGATGAAGTACTCCTCCCCTACCGTCAGGTTACTGAAGAGCACCTCGTCGGTGTCGGACCGGGGGAAACCACAGTCAAGTTCATCTCCGCTCGCGCAACTCTGGCCGCCGGGGTAGAGGCGGATGATGGCGTTCGTATCGTCAGAAAAACCGGCGAATGACACCGCCGTAAGATTAAGCAAGGATACGCGGTGCTCTTCGGCAATGGCCGTGAAGCGGTACCACACGTCGTCATCATTGGCCACCCGGCTACACCCGGTTTCGCTCGATTGAATGTCGAAGGATCTGGTCGCCCCGAAAGAAGTGCCACCGATGGTCAGCGTATTGGATAAATTGGGATTCACCGGAGCCACGAAGGCGCCAGTGCATTCATCGTTGGGCGGCGGCGTACCTACGCAGAGATCAAAATTGACGATGGTGGAAGGGCGGCGCGTCCAGATACGGATATGGTATTCCTCGCCCACCGTGAGATCGGGCGCTTCGACCACGAAGGTGCTGGTCAGTGGCCCGCAGGCCAGGACGTTCAGGTTGGCCGGGTCGCAGCCACCGTCGGAGAGCTCGTAGTAAAGGTCGGCCCTCGTCCCACCGTTGGCTTCGGCCAGATTGAAGGCCCGGATCAGGTGTTTTTCCGCCGTGGCGGTGAATGTGTACCAGACATCTCCGTTGTTAGTCGCGATGCCACAAGTCCCGCCGGATACCGTGGACCCGAGAGTGGAAGCCCCCAAAAACTGGTCGCAATCGACGGTAGAGTTGACCGGCACGGTGAAGGCCCCGGCGCACTCATCGTTAGCCGGTGGCGAGGCGAGGCAGATATTGAAATTGACCTGAGCGGGGGAGCGCGCGGTGTAAATCCTGAGTAGGTAGTCCGTCCCCGCAGTGAGCCCCGTCAGCGTGGCCGGTGGGTCATTGAAGGAGGAGAACCGACTGCAAACGACGGAAGTGAGGGTGCCACAGGCGCCGGAAAATACTTCATACTGGAGGTCACGCCCGAAGGTGCCGCTGACGTTCTCCACCTCGGTGAGGTACAGCAAATGATTCGGGCCGGTGGCGGTAAAGGAGAACCAGACGTCGTCATCGGGCTCCCCTCCGCAATTGGCCGGCAGCGACTGATTTGCCCCCTGAGTAGTCGCCGCCGTGGGGTTTCCGCAGGTCGTCGCAGCGCTGACCGGTAGAGGTACCGCGTCCGCGCAATCATCATTGTCAGGTGGTGCGACCTGGTCTTGGATACAGATAGAGTACCCATTCCCCTGTTCAAATCCGAAACTGCCAAGGACGCGCAGATAATAGGTAGCGCCCGGCGTGAGATTCGTTGGCCGCTCGGAGCAGCCAACACTGGTTAGGCTATTGCAGTCACCTGAGAATACCTCGAACAGCCGGCCGCCGCCTTCGCCAGAGGGGTCGTTGTCCACGATGGAAATCAGTACCGAAGTGGTGGCGGGCACGAAAGTGTACCAGAGGTCGGTCACGGTTGGGTCGGAGCAAACTGCCGCCGTGGGGTTACTGGCCGTACCCGTTGCGTCGAAGTATTCCGTGTCAAAATCACAGAAGTCACCCAGCGGTTCCAGCGGCAGGGCGATGGCGTTGGCGCACTCGTCGTTGGCCGGGGGCGGGCCCAGCGTCATGACCGTTACCGGCCCTACCGTCAGGCTTTCGTCGTTGCCGGCGTTGCCGTCGCAGTCCGCCCGGACGTAAAAGTCGTAGGCGGTATCCTCCGATAAGCCGCTGAAGGTGTAAGGAGAGAGTACGTCCTCGAAAGTGGGCGCCGCGGGCAAGGGGTCGCCGGCGGGGACGAGCCACACGTCGTACCCAATTTCGTTGCCGTTCCAATCGAAGGTCAGGGAGGTGCTGGTGGTTTCGGTAGCGCCTACGTTTTGGGGTGCCGGGCAGGTAGCGGGCGGGTCGCAACGGGTGGTCGCTTCGAACCCGGCTTCGGTGACTGAGCCGTCGCTTTCAAAGGTTACCGTCAGGCAGCCGTCCGCCGCCGTAGAGGTATACAGGTTGCCCGGGCTGGTTGGGCTGTCGATGAAATCGGTCGTCCCAATACCATTATATACGGTCACGGCGTCGCAGCAAAATTCCAGTTCCAGGAAGGGGAAGCTGACGGAGGCCACCTCACCGTTCACGGTGGGGCAGATCTGGTAGGTTTCGAAGGCGTCGTCGGGGTAATTCCCGTTTGCGCCACCCGGGTCAAAGAATCCATCGCCACAATTGATGATGGTTTGGGCGCTGGCGCTGGTGCAGAGCGAAAGAACGAGCAACAAAAGGAAGATCAGGGTAGAAAGGCGCATGATTACGAGCGGTTGGTGACGTTCTGCAAACTTCGCCGCTGGTGGGGGTGGGGTGCGCTACCCTGATGGGTGGTTTTGGGGGGGATTGCTTATTTCTATTTGGGCAAAATGGACTATTTCCATGGCCAGGCAGGCTTCAAAAAAGCTGGGCGCTGCTGCGGGTGCGTCATGAAGGGTTCAGGAGCGGCAGGCAATCGTGTGGTGAGGGAACGAACTCACCGGTAAAAACTGAGAACACCCAGCGTGTCGGTTACCACCTTACCGGATTTAAAATCATTGCCCATCTCGCGGTGCAGGGCCTGTTGCTCCACCCTGATTAAATGGCGCCCCCGTGCGAGCGCGAACGTGGGGATTTGCAGGACCAGCCCCGGTTGGTGGCGAAAGGGGTGGTGGTAGAAATACAGATCGTTACTCGGTAGTTCTCGACCGTCCAGGAAGACTTTAGTATCCTTCCGGTAAGTGATGATGGCCTTTTCACCGAGGTCGAACTCGTCTTTTTCGGGCCGCAGAATGATATTGCCATTGTACCAGTATTCCCGCTTATCGTAGCGCTGCTTTTGCCGAAGGTGATCCGTGTAGTGCCGCCGGTAGGGGATGAAAAGTTCGAGGTAATCCTCCCGCGCAAAGCGGCTGGCGAGGGAGGGGGCACCTAACTCCACTTCTCGCGGGTTGGCCGCTTCGTCGAGGTACACTCCGGTGATGTCCTTATGCTTTACCAGTTCGGGGACCGCAACGTCACTACCCCCGAAACCCTGGTAACCGGGGAACCAGTGGTAGGGAGTAAGGGCGAACGGGCGGGTGAGGACCGCGATCACGGCCAATGCCAGTAGGTATCTCTTGATGATCCGGCGGCTGAAGGGATCGTCCGCGACGTTATAGTAGATTGGCCGGTAGAAGTTGGCGAGTGTAACCCAACCAAAGAACCGGTAGATGGGCCAGTACAGCTTCCCGAGAAGCCGGCTGCGTTTGAGGGCTCCAAAGCTCAGGAAATCAATAAAGTACAGTGCCCCGCCAACGAAGTAGAGCGCAATCAGAACGATTCCCAACCAACCCAAGGGCTTTACCAGGGCAGATACACTTCCCGCAAATAGGAAAATCACGTAAGCGAATGTGAGGAACCCCGCAACGAATACGGTACAGAAAAGCACCAGACTGATGATGGAGAGAAAGATCAGAAAGGCCAGCGCAAAGGTCAGGCTCGATAGCTTCTCCAATGTATCCACGTAGCGGTCGAACGGCCGGAGGCGGCGCGCTAAGTACGAGGCGTATCGTTTCTTATACCGTAGCGCACCCAATTCGTAGCCACCGCTGACGGAGCGCAAGCCGATGGCCCCGATCCAAAAGCCCCGCAGGGCCAGGTGAGCGATGAAGATGATGACGAGCACAACGTAGGCGTAGAAGAGCCCATTCGCTAGTAAGCGCAAGGCGATTACGGTCAGGTTATCGGCGTAGCGTAAGGTTTCGATTTCAAAGAGCCAATCGCGCAATGGGTTATAGGCTTGCAATAACAGCAGCACGATGATTCCGCTCACGAGCAACTCCAGGTTCCAGGATTTGTCCTGCAGTTGATCCAGAAAGGACTTGAGTTTAGTGCTTTTGGGCTGGGGACGGTCCTTACGGCGGGGGCGGTAGTGGTTGCGCATGGGAATTTGGGGGTTCAACGGGCGACCGGGTGCTTAAAGATCGAGCCGCCACAAAGTGCAATTAAGGCGATTATGCCACCATTGCCAAAAATTTCCCGTACGCTCTAGAGCGTAATTTTAAGGTATACCCGGGCTGTCTATTTTGCTCCTTGCCACTCTTTGCGCTTCCTATTTTTTAGCACCTGCGGCAGCGCCTGCGCTACGGCAACTGAGCGGCTGGCAAAATACATATGGTTATTTATAATTATTTGAATATACCTTTATGTCAGACATTTATGGCTATATCATTTCACTATTTCGGAAACTAATGCAGGTCCGTACTTCGAAGATGAATACTTCATTTAATGGTCGTATTGCACTGGCTAAAGTACTTTCTGAGCGTGCCGCAAGCGAAGTTTGGAGCAACCCCAGTTATTTGTGCACGCTTATGTGGCAGGGTATATTTGACACGGTCAAAACAACACACTCCAGTCATGAATAGAATTGTAATCCTACTCTTTTTAGCCTTCGCCTTTAATATTTCGGACGCCAGTGCGCAGTCGCGTAGAGAAAAGAAAGCGCAAGCCGCCATCGATGAATTGATGAAACAGCCCTTCATCAAAGCATACAGAAACAATAAGCGTAAAGTAGAACAAATCGCTTACGAATTTAAGGCTCGAGAAAGCGAATTTAAGCCGGCGGACGTAGACATCATTCGGTACAACTACCGCGTCGCCTGCGAGGAGTTCGATGCCGTACTCATTGACATCCGCAATAAGATGTTAGACAAGCGCGAACGAAAGCGGCTGACGACTAAGGAAGGTAGCGAGGAATACGCCCGCCAGGTCACCAACGACCTGAACCTAGCCATGGCGGACTACGAACAGAACGTGGTACAGAAGATCAACGAACTCACGGGGGAAAAAGCCCACGGCATCGGAATAGCGGACATTAAACTACTCGTTGACCTGATGACCGACGTTTGGGCGACCATCAAGGGGATCGACCGCGAACTTGAGCGCATGGAAAAGGACTACATGGACGAGAAATTCACCAACGTACTCATGGTGACCGACTACGAAAATCTCGGGAAAACTACCGTATCCCGCTCAATGCGGTGATCCGATAAGTTTGAATTTATTGCTTTAGCTGGCGAGATAAGTCTCGCCATTTCCTTCCACGAACACAGCAAAATTACTCACCTGTTTTCACTTGGCGTTGCGCCAGGTGCGGCATTTTAATGCCTATCATTTTATATCCTCGAAAATATCGAATCATGAATGCTTTTAACTTTGGGCGGCTAGGGCTTTTGCTTGGTCTGATAATTTTGGGAAGTGGGGTAGTTTTGGGGCAAAGTTGTGATGATGGTCGTGAATTAGTCCTTATGCCAGTCTTTACCCAATGTTTTGGGGGGGAGACAATTATTTTAGACCCTGGCCCAGGATTCGACCAATATGAATGGTCTACTGGTGAAACCACCTTTCCAGATGATAGGACAATTGAGGTAACAGAAATAGGTGCTTACGAGGTCTTTGGAATAAAATTTGTGCCCAACGATGATATTATTGAGTGCATAGACACAGCCCTAGCACAGGTGATTCTAGACAATACGACTCCTATTTATATCTGTCCCGAAAGTACAATAGCATTTGCTGACCCTATAGATTGTAGCGCACCCGTCGACGTTCAGCGACCCATTTTTATTGACAACTGCTCTTTCCCGGCATTTTCAAACGACTATAACTTCACGGATGATGCGGGTGACATTTATCCTATCGGAGAAACACTAGTAGAGTATCGGGTTGACTATTTTACAAATAACGTTCCTGAAGCCTCTACTTGCCTATTCACCGTAACGGTCTATGATACTATAAGACCAAGTGTTCTCTGCCCTGGAGATATCAGTGTTGCCGTAACCCCAGGCGCATGCGAAGAAAACATTACGATTACGGGTTTCGACGTCAGTGACAATTGCAGCGAAAACCTGACACTTTCTAACGACATCAACGGGACGGATGATCCGAGTGGACTATACCCGGTAGGCACAACTCAAGTAACGCTTACGGTGACGGATGAAGAGGCTACCTTCAATACCTCTTCCTCCTGCACCTTCCTGGTCACCGTGAGGGATAACGCTCCGCGCATCGAATGCCCGGCAAACATCACCCGCACCGTCGATGCGGATGAATGTGGGGCTGAAGTAGCAGTTGATCCATTCGTAGTAATCAACAATTGTAGCGACGATGCGGT carries:
- a CDS encoding fibronectin type III domain-containing protein, which codes for MRLSTLIFLLLLVLSLCTSASAQTIINCGDGFFDPGGANGNYPDDAFETYQICPTVNGEVASVSFPFLELEFCCDAVTVYNGIGTTDFIDSPTSPGNLYTSTAADGCLTVTFESDGSVTEAGFEATTRCDPPATCPAPQNVGATETTSTSLTFDWNGNEIGYDVWLVPAGDPLPAAPTFEDVLSPYTFSGLSEDTAYDFYVRADCDGNAGNDESLTVGPVTVMTLGPPPANDECANAIALPLEPLGDFCDFDTEYFDATGTASNPTAAVCSDPTVTDLWYTFVPATTSVLISIVDNDPSGEGGGRLFEVFSGDCNSLTSVGCSERPTNLTPGATYYLRVLGSFGFEQGNGYSICIQDQVAPPDNDDCADAVPLPVSAATTCGNPTAATTQGANQSLPANCGGEPDDDVWFSFTATGPNHLLYLTEVENVSGTFGRDLQYEVFSGACGTLTSVVCSRFSSFNDPPATLTGLTAGTDYLLRIYTARSPAQVNFNICLASPPANDECAGAFTVPVNSTVDCDQFLGASTLGSTVSGGTCGIATNNGDVWYTFTATAEKHLIRAFNLAEANGGTRADLYYELSDGGCDPANLNVLACGPLTSTFVVEAPDLTVGEEYHIRIWTRRPSTIVNFDLCVGTPPPNDECTGAFVAPVNPNLSNTLTIGGTSFGATRSFDIQSSETGCSRVANDDDVWYRFTAIAEEHRVSLLNLTAVSFAGFSDDTNAIIRLYPGGQSCASGDELDCGFPRSDTDEVLFSNLTVGEEYFISVQSQNGNNQITFDLSIKTEPLLLPVELTSFTGAATAKANVLQWVVASEENFSHYAVERSPNGFSNWSELGKVMGAAAGAVQRERDYSFRDESPLNEGFYRLRSIDLDGSDAVSKVVSINRVGGGNLSVYPNPARDNFRVDFPGAPAGLIARLYDGSGRLVRAQPLEADWSGYPAGLYYLAVRHGGEEYVERVVIR
- a CDS encoding ATP-binding protein: MKAPLPANERERLLSLNSYALLDSLPNDEYDDLVTIAAEICGTPISLISLVDDDRQWFKANYGLGGVTETSRDVAFCAHNILDPDNVLIVPDARKDERFADNSLVTGSPNIAFYAGMPLVTENGFALGSLCVIDTVPRELTEVQLKALRALGRQVTKLFELRLARRRSEDTIAQMTLLRKRMLDFNHVIAHDLKAPIRNIRQLVEIVVEDYRDLLPADGIQLLDMLTSASLDANRLIQGVLKYSTSLHQIGAQRDEINLAELIANFGTMFKGETPYRLEYVGPAQVINAPLIALRQILQNLVGNAIKFCDKEEAVITIGCELAGRFYRFSVQDNGPGIPPAQREAIFSLFYTTAIEEDGQTNSHGVGLSIVSELVKALGGELAVESEEGVGSLFRFTVAI